The genomic DNA CGAAAAATAATATATTTCTTGCGTAAAAAGGGGATGCAACTGAATCAAAACACGTGGATGGGCTCCTAGCCTAGCGGCAAAAGCACGATGGTGTCTCTCCACTGACACGAGTTTGAATCCTATGGGCAAGCACTCAGTGAAGTTACGTTACCTGATCTTTGAGTGTGGGGACTCCATGATGGACAACATACTGTGCATCCACGATGCCAAATTGCTCTTCAGGGTCCTGCCAATtcaaaacagaaaacaaaaaaaaatagtGAGCCATGTCAGGTGTGCACAATTTTTTGAAACGAATTTTTGGATAACTTGAGTGTTCTTCAGTGAATCTATCAGAATGTTGTATGTATCTATGGTCAAGTAAGCACGTACATCGACACATCTCCAGAAGTTGTAGTCGAGACCCCATccatgaaccagatcattctgcaaaataaaattaaaaataaataagtTCTTCATTTTACTTGTGTAATAAAATAAGATAATAATGTTATTTTAGTTCAAATAATAATCCAGAATTAATTATGAGCTACTGGCAGAATCAGCATGCTAGCTTAAGTACCTGGATCATATGCCACACACATCTCCAAGCATCCCTGGAGAAGACCGGCGCCATCACCTCCACGAACCTGCCCATGCATACATGCTTCTTCATATCAGTAACTTAAGATTTTCGTACACATGACACAAGGTAAAGAACTTGTGTTGATGACGATCAACAATTACCCGCTGCACGGCCGCTTGTGTACGTCGGGGCACCAATTCCCCCCTGCATCCGTCCTGTGTCATTCATG from Triticum urartu cultivar G1812 unplaced genomic scaffold, Tu2.1 TuUngrouped_contig_5922, whole genome shotgun sequence includes the following:
- the LOC125529879 gene encoding uncharacterized protein LOC125529879 — translated: MAPVFSRDAWRCVWHMIQNDLVHGWGLDYNFWRCVDDPEEQFGIVDAQYVVHHGVPTLKDQGNGEKQGSRAKIKDRQYEEWHTFDSRLDNADKELANSTTRSSSQP